From the genome of Nicotiana sylvestris chromosome 2, ASM39365v2, whole genome shotgun sequence, one region includes:
- the LOC104224845 gene encoding protein INCREASED PETAL GROWTH ANISOTROPY 1 — MVAGKVKTAMGLQKSPANPKPSKQDSVPKPPSPSPSCTKQQTTPKSAGFSRSFGVYFPRSSAQVQPRPPDVAELLRLVEELRERESRLKTELLEKKLLKESVAILPVLESEINLKDAEIERKKRMIECLGVENERLRQEVEMLHIELVKQNGRHEERVKAMEAEISELKKANEELSAHRLVDAVTNGAQNKSNMTKYLRKCVTQPSISVTSKPDCEMKEEIVGAMEMCDRPRHSRSNSDELAEISAGIMSLRSRVPRVPKPPPRPSSTLLPSSSSSSSLSSSSSSPSYSSLSDSAERALAEISNIPPPPPPPPTTASKMVATVPPPPPPPPPSAAVVKTGTPPPPPPPPKGLKPLPAKVRRIPEVVEFYHSLMRRDCRRDSGAGVSGAADAPATATAKDMIGEIENRSAYLLAIKTDVETQGDFIRFLIKEVENAAFADIEDVVPFVKWLDDELSYLVDERAVLKHFEWPEQKADALREAAFGYCDLKKLESEASSFRDNPRQPCGTALKKMQALFEKLEHGLYNLSRMRESASKRYKVFQIPIEWMLDTGYVTQIKLASVKLAMKYMKRVSAELEMVGGGPEEEELMIQGVRFAFRVHQFAGGFDVETMRAFQELRDKATSCHVQCQNQQQQQHKYVCRFTPC; from the exons ATGGTTGCTGGCAAAGTAAAAACGGCTATGGGTTTACAGAAATCACCTGCAAATCCAAAGCCATCAAAGCAAGATTCAGTTCCCAAGCCTCCTTCTCCTTCACCCAGCTGCACAAAACAGCAGACTACTCCCAAAAGTGCAGGATTTTCTCGCTCTTTCGGTGTTTACTTTCCCCGTTCCTCCGCCCAAGTCCAGCCTCGTCCACCGGACGTTGCAGAGCTCCTACGCTTAGTCGAAGAGTTACGTGAAAGAGAGTCCCGTTTGAAGACAGAACTCCTCGAGAAGAAACTGCTTAAAGAATCAGTAGCTATTCTTCCAGTGTTGGAGAGTGAGATCAACCTAAAAGATGCAGAAATCGAACGGAAAAAACGAATGATTGAATGCTTGGGAGTGGAAAATGAAAGGCTTAGACAAGAAGTAGAGATGTTGCACATTGAGCTGGTGAAGCAAAACGGGAGGCATGAAGAGAGGGTAAAAGCTATGGAAGCTGAAATTTCTGAGCTGAAGAAAGCTAATGAAGAGTTATCAGCTCATAGGCTTGTGGATGCTGTAACAAATGGTGCTCAAAACAAATCTAACATGACCAAGTATTTGAGAAAATGCGTGACTCAACCTAGCATTAGTGTGACTTCGAAACCAGACTGTGAGATGAAAGAGGAAATAGTTGGTGCAATGGAAATGTGTGACAGGCCTAGGCATTCTCGGAGTAATTCCGACGAGTTAGCTGAGATATCTGCTGGCATTATGAGTTTGAGATCACGTGTTCCCCGTGTTCCTAAACCACCACCACGGCCATCGTCGACGCTATTGCcatcatcatcctcatcgtcGTCgttatcttcttcttcatcttccccgTCATATAGTTCTTTATCAGATTCAGCTGAACGTGCTTTAGCTGAAATTTCAAACATTCCACCTCCACCACCTCCGCCGCCCACTACAGCGTCCAAAATGGTGGCAACAGTTCCTCCACCGCCGCCTCCGCCACCACCGTCAGCGGCGGTGGTCAAAACAGGCACACCTCCACCTCCACCACCACCTCCGAAAGGATTAAAGCCTTTGCCAGCAAAGGTTAGGCGTATACCTGAAGTAGTGGAATTTTATCACTCTCTAATGCGGAGGGACTGCCGGAGAGATTCCGGTGCCGGAGTTAGTGGTGCCGCTGATGCTCCAGCGACAGCCACGGCGAAGGATATGATCGGAGAAATTGAGAACCGGTCTGCCTATTTACTGGCG ATTAAAACAGATGTTGAGACACAAGGAGATTTTATAAGGTTTTTGATCAAAGAAGTGGAAAATGCTGCATTCGCAGATATTGAGGATGTTGTGCCTTTTGTAAAATGGCTTGATGATGAGCTCTCTTACCTG GTTGATGAAAGGGCTGTTCTGAAACACTTCGAATGGCCGGAGCAAAAGGCTGATGCATTGAGAGAAGCTGCATTTGGATATTGTGATCTAAAGAAACTTGAATCTGAGGCATCCTCCTTTCGCGACAATCCCAGACAACCTTGTGGCACAGCTCTTAAGAAAATGCAGGCCTTATTTGAGAA ATTAGAGCATGGACTTTACAATTTGTCAAGAATGAGAGAATCAGCTTCAAAGAGATATAAAGTATTCCAAATTCCAATTGAGTGGATGCTGGATACTGGTTATGTTACTcag ATAAAGCTGGCATCAGTAAAATTAGCCATGAAGTACATGAAGAGGGTATCCgcagagttagaaatggttggtGGTGGTCCCGAAGAAGAAGAGCTTATGATTCAAGGCGTTAGGTTTGCCTTTCGAGTACATCAG TTTGCGGGAGGTTTTGATGTGGAGACAATGAGAGCATTCCAAGAGTTGAGAGACAAAGCAACATCTTGCCATGTACAATGTCAaaatcagcaacagcagcaacacaaATATGTTTGCAGATTTACACCTTGCTAA